The following DNA comes from Vairimorpha necatrix chromosome 5, complete sequence.
TATTAATCTAGGTTTTACTATTGAATATTGCAAAatcttattaaataaatgtggcatttaaataaattaaatgaattatattataatagatttattatttgattCATAGACCAAAGCTTTAAgacttaaatatatatatatatatatgtttttaattttttttttgtctaaAACACTCTTCtgctttaaaaattctaaaaaatgtatGATTCTGAATTTTTACTAGCATAATTACAGCTTTTGTTCATTATTAGCTTTAAGGACAACATATTGTTGCAATAGTAACCAGATTAAGTCCTATGGGGACAAACATTACagattttattacataaCAAGTCGTAGCGATGATTCATGCTCCTTTAGTGGGGatggtttttttttgatgtaGTCCTGGACCTTGAGAGCGAACTTAGACAGAATGGACTTGATATAAAAAGgatttagtaattttttacttagaTGCTTAAATATGACTCATAAAGGTTCTGTATAGTTGTATCGTGTTGACATCAAATTATAATGTATGCTTGCCATTCTAAGACAATTTACCGTATGTGTTtcgaaaataaaaacaagacatgatttattatcataaatTGCATATCAATTGCTTGTAACCCTTAATTTTAACtcgataattttttctgcAGAAATAGCACATCAGTCGAACGTAATAATATCCTTGTGgagtttttataatatgatttttaagcggtattaatatatatattaatattgtcttttttgtaattttgatataatatatttttgcaatattaaaaagacAATGCAGTattgttattaaaagatagtgtaatttaattttatgttgCAAGTAGTCTAAAAACTGTCAACATATAGActtaattttcatttaaaaacacagatatcttttttattaaaaatgagaTAAATTTGAGGATTAAACTGTcgtataaaattatttgataCGTCAATATTTGCTGTCAAAACAAGgctttaaaaagaaaagaagaaattttgattaaaacatttgttttgaaaaaatactatTTATTCAATGCTTCCACGCCTGGCATCTTAGAGTTACctaataattttagaaaagcGCCGCCACCTGTAGAAACATGGTAAAAATCTTCTATTTTTCCAAATTTACGGACACAGGCCGCCGTTTCACCTCCGCCAACTACAACCCTCTGTTTGtttgataatatttttactaaatttttactgcCTGCGCTCGATTCGtcattttcaaatattccAGGCGGTCCattccaaaatattttatcagTTCCTCCAATAACTTCTTTAAGCTGTTCTAATGTTTCCATTCCAATGTCCACAACTTGCCCATCTTTTGGAATATCTTTAGCATAAAAAGTTTTCCCATTGCTGCTAACTTTATAATCATGTgtcacaaaaatttttacattgtGATTACTAGCTAACTCATAAATTCTTTCAATAATATCAGCCGCATCTTCTTCAATCTTTGACTTGCCTATTTCAACAcgaaaatgatattttagaaatgaaCATGCTAATGCACCAActataaatacatttttacaTTTGGGTATTAATGTCTCCAATATGgtaattttatctttaattttGCATCCTCctaaaataataagttCCACTccttcatttttaatatccTCACCAATAGATAATTCTTTGCTAACTAAATTCCCTACGTATGGTGTTAACCCTGTATAACACACAGAATAATCATTCCTATGTAAAACTCCAAATGCGTCAACAATTAGAATGTCAACATAGTTGTTAAAAAACGAACTTAATGATTTGTCGGAACTAgactttgaaaaattttgttcttCGGGATAAAATCGAAGATTTTCTATCATTACAAGTTTTTCGTTATTATAATCTTCAATactacaaaattttaaatcttctcCCATTTCGTccttaattaatttttttaagacGTTATAAATTGGCCTACAACTATATCTTTCGTCAAATTTCCCTTCTGGGCGACT
Coding sequences within:
- a CDS encoding phosphoglycerate kinase (pgk), giving the protein MKTIQEASIENKNVFIRMDYNVAIQNGEIIDDYKIRASLSTILDVINQNPARIIIGSHLSRPEGKFDERYSCRPIYNVLKKLIKDEMGEDLKFCSIEDYNNEKLVMIENLRFYPEEQNFSKSSSDKSLSSFFNNYVDILIVDAFGVLHRNDYSVCYTGLTPYVGNLVSKELSIGEDIKNEGVELIILGGCKIKDKITILETLIPKCKNVFIVGALACSFLKYHFRVEIGKSKIEEDAADIIERIYELASNHNVKIFVTHDYKVSSNGKTFYAKDIPKDGQVVDIGMETLEQLKEVIGGTDKIFWNGPPGIFENDESSAGSKNLVKILSNKQRVVVGGGETAACVRKFGKIEDFYHVSTGGGAFLKLLGNSKMPGVEALNK